Genomic window (Pogoniulus pusillus isolate bPogPus1 chromosome 17, bPogPus1.pri, whole genome shotgun sequence):
CTTGCCTGTGTCCACAGGGGTGCAGCGGCAAGTGGTGCACTGCGTGGAGAAGCTGGCTGGCATCGTGGAGGAGCGCTACTGCGACGCCCTCACTCGCCCTGATGACAAGCAGAGGACCTGCAGCGaggagccctgcccagccaggtCTGgtagctctgccctcagctcttCTCAGCAAAGCTCTTCAGCTCCAAACTGTCCTCTAAAGGGTTAATGTGACCTCGGTCACTGCAATTGCACCAGGACATGTGCACCCATTTGCACCCTGGGACTGAACCTCTCCTCTCCATTGTGCTTGAGAAGGGCTCCCAGAGCCTGTGTTGGTCTCTGGGGAGCAAAGCCCATGGCTGCCCAACTGCTGCAGTGTGATGTCTATCTGCAGACCAGGAGTCACACAGGAAGACACCTTCCTGGCAGGGCCTGGAGCCCCTCTGCTTCCGTGCAAACAACCATCCCCTGTGTGCTGTGGGGACTAACTCAGCTCTGGatgtgccagagccctggagcaggctgcccagggaggttgtggagtctcttcctctggagagcttccaaacccccttggccattgtgatgctgtcaagctgctgtgggtgcccctgctttagcaggagggttggactggatgatctccagaggtccatccaactcctaccatgctgggattcagaGATTCGGTGAGAAAAGTCTTACAGCTTCTGTTTAGTGAGTAACAAACTCACTTAAGATCCAGCAGGGAATTTGAAGAAGGTTTCTGGCTACAACAGGAGCCTGAGGATGGTGTTGTTAAACCCCACAGAGGCTGATCTCCCGaggttgatctccagaggtctcttccaaccccaccatgttGGGATTCTTGGATCTCTGACCTTTGGTTCGGGCACCCTAACCTTGGGCTGAAGCTCCAGCTGGGATCCTCGTTGCCCCATGACCCTGAGCCCTGCCAATGAttacaggctgctggagcacttcaTGTGCATCTCTGGGCCCCAAGAGGTGCTAAACCTCACCACCCTGCAGTGCTCAGTGtggtggggcagaggagggaggtTGTTCCAGCTGAGCCCTTTCCCTTTGACCTCTCCCCAGGTGGTGGGTTGGAGAGTGGCAGAAGTGCTCGGCCAGCTGCGGCGGGTCGGGGCTGATGAAGAGGACGGTGCTCTGCATCCAGAGCGTGGGGCTGGACGAGCAGAGGGCCCTGCAGCATGCTGACTGCCAGCACCTCTCCAAGCCAGATGCCACTGCACCCTGCCATCGAGAGATCCCCTGTCCCTCCCAGTGGGCAGTAGGGAACTGGTCTGAGGTGAGAAGGAGCACTGGGGAGGTGCCAGTGTCTGCAAAATGGGATAAGGTCCTTCCAGACAACCTCAACCTGCTCAGCAGTGGTGGGGGTCCTCCTGCTTGCAAGGGCATTCATAGCTGGGCTGCATGTGCCCCTGGTgtagcagcagctcctgtggatGGGGATTTCATTGCGTGGGGAGGTCTCAGGGTGAGGAAGGagcactgggctgggctctttgcCTCTGCCCCACCTCCAGACCTTTATGCTCCCTCAGGGTGCTGGCCATATTCCATGCTTCATGTGAGGAGGGCAGAACCAAGAGACCTTCAGCATGTTTTTCAGTACCAGTCTTTCTCTTTGTTCTGCCAGAAGCCTCAAAGATGTTTCTTGCCTGCTTAGGGTGTGGTGTTGGAGGCCAGATGGGCATGGGTGTGCTGGCCAGAGGGGACcagctgcctggtgctgggacaAAGCTGCCTCATCtctgctgcaggggtgggcagagacaGAGACCACTCACAGTGATGAGTGGCTCATGAGACAGAAATATGGccttctggccaagaaggcaaatggtctcctggggtgtaTGAGGATGAGTGTGGCCGGGAGGACAGAGGAGGTTCTCaatcccactctactctgccctagtgaggccacacctggagtattgggttcagttctgagctctccagttcaagggAGACAAGGAACTATTGGAGAGAGCCCAGTGTAGGCTACAAAGATTGCTGGAGCAtttctgtgaaaaggaaagcctgagagcctggggctgttgagcctggagaagagcagctacagaggggatctgctcaatgcttaGCAAGAGATAAAGCATGGAGGGGCAAGAAGGTGAGGCCAGAGTCCTGTCAGTTGTGCCCAGTgtcagaacaaggggcagtgggcacaaactggaatccagaAGATTCCACATGGACAGGAGGAGAGtattctttgttgtgagggtgctggagtcttggagcaggctgcttataaagattgtagagtctccttctctggagagcttccaatccccccggccattgtgatgctgagcaagctgctgtggatgctcctgttttggcagggtgttggactgggtgttgtccagaggtcccttccaaccccaccatgctggaattctgggatgctttcagggaatggAAGGAGGCCATCACGTTTTTAaactgttttgttgttttgttttttttttaagagaaaagACTCAAAAAGCCTCAGCCtggaggcagtgccaggggctgtggtcaccctctgtaccctgcacttatttctgtatttctctgGGTCAGCTGAACCATGGGTTGAGGTTTGAACCAGCAAAAATCACAGCTCCTCATCTCAGCAGTGGTTTCAAGAAGTGTTTGATCTGAAGACAAATGTGGGGAGAGAAATGAGATCTCCTGGGAACAGAGCTTGTTGCTAAGGAACAAATGGGATAAAAATGCCAGCAGAGAAGTTGAAGGCTACACGAGAGCTGGGCAGAAATATTTTTCCAGGGGCCCACAAAAGCCACAATTTCAGGGCTTGAGGAACAGCTGCAAGAGTTTAAAGGCAGAACCAAGAACTGCCCTTGGATTGCATCTCCATGTCTTGCATGGAGTCAGCCCAAGCTGTCACATCAAACTCTGTGGTGGTGACATCAACAGATCTCAGAGCCCAGGAGGAATGTGTTTGAGAGTTGGAGATGTCTGTTGGTTCTCTGTCTTTTCATTTAAATCAAGAGGCCCCATCCTTCCCCATTCCCACCACCAGCAGGAAGGAGAAATCTCAGGGTggtaaggcactggaacaggttgcccagggaggttgtgatcaCCTCACCCCTGGAAGTCTTTAAAACCACGTTAGATGACACTTGCAGCAACTttgtctagtggaaagtgtccttaCCCATGCTGGGGGAATGAAGCTTGATGAtctttccaactcaagccagtCTGTGTTTGTATGAAATCTGAAGGGTTTGGGAGCTCCCCAGAAGTGTGGTTCTTCTGTTCAGTGATAATCACCAGGGGTTGTTGCTTTTTTGGGGACTTGGAGACCCTTGGGCAGGGCCTGTCTGGCACCAGGAGCACCCAAGGAGCCCATGAAGCCAAAGGGGTTATTTGTGGTTTGGGTAGTCCAACAAAGGGCTTAACCACTGGGACTTGGTGCCTTCAGAAGGACCCAAAAGCCATCTCTAGTCAGCTTGAGGGACTTTACAGTGAAGCTCTAAGTGTGATCAGAAATATTGTTTGCTGTCcaaaatgaagctggtgaagggtctggagcacaagccttgtgaggagcaacctggagttgttcagcctggagaaaaggaggctgaggtgagaccACCTGGTTCCTAATAACTCCCTGAGAGGAAGTTAAATCCAGGTTCTTCTCTCAATGAACAAGTGAGAGaatgagaggagatggcctcaagttgcttaggttggacacgagggacaatttcttccccaaaaaggTTGTGaaggcctggctcaggctgcccagggaagtggtggaatctccatccctggaagggtttcaaagctgcatagaagtggtgctgaaggacatggtttggtggtggcgTGGCAGTGCTgcgctgatggttggacttgataacctTAAGGCACAATCCTTGGAGTTGTTTCTGTtcctgcttggcattgcccaggagatacagagctggggaagccgaagcacagagatgctgaccCAGCAGCCAGACAGTCCTCCCTAGAGAGATGTCCCGCGGGGTGGGCACTCAtctggaaggccaccaggaCTAGCTGAGGGAACAAGGCAGGTGCCATCCAGGCACCTGGCCTTCAGGAGGACTGAGGGAGGATGAGAAATGCTCAAAATGCAGGAGTCTGGATCATCTGAGGAGCACATCTccaggccagcccagcccagcagctgtgctgatcCATTCAAACCTCTTTAATTCCCATGTGCTGGTGGTTGTGCTCTCTCCTCAGCCCATCCATTTGCATCCAAAGGGCAGCAACTGTAGCAGCAATCccctttgtttggtttgttgacCCTTTGTTCTCCTTGGCTGGCTTGCACAAGGCTCTTTGATGTCCATGACTAATACTCTGTGCATGTCACCACGAACTGCAGCAGCCCACATGTGATGTTAGCAGCCCAAGGATTGACTTAGCCAGCAGAAAACGTTGTTGTCCCTCTCTCTGGCTTGTGGGTTCCTCTTACGCTGAGCAAGCTCAAAGGGACCATTGTGGTGGAGGAGGAGCTCCACAAAGCTGTGTCTTGACCTTTGCCTTTTCCATAGTAGGACAACACCCATCTTATTATCCCCTGCTTCAGAAAGTTCTTTTCTAGAAGAAGAGATGCAATTCATGGTGATAGGTCATAGGAAGGACCTATGAGATCATCTTACCCAATGGCCATCTCCTGGGAAAATTATTCCTGGCTGGAGTGGAGGTCAAGGAGCACCCTGAGCAAAGTGCCCTGCAGTATCAACCCTGCACTGGGATGGTCTCTAATAGGGAGATAGCCCTGGAGGTACATTTGCCTGGTAATCACACTGCTTGCTGGTGTGACTggttcctcctgctcctcactcctGGAAGAAGGGGCTCTGTGCCACGGATGAGAATGGCACAGGAAGGGTAGAGCTGGAGCTAGAGCAGGGaagattcaggttggacattggGAAGTAGTTCTTAGCTATGGGAGTGATGAGGCACTGAAACAAGttacccagggagattgtggacacctcatccctggaattgtttgaggccaggctggatgaggctttgagcaacctgctgtagtaggaggtgtccctgcccatggtagggggttggaactggatgatctttgaggtcccttccaactcaaaccattctgtgattctgtgtctcagcaTCCAGGTGGTTGGTAGGAGCTTCTCCTGTTCCAAAGCGTGGTGGCCCATGGGATGGTCAAGCATCCACTCTATCTCAGCGGGGATCACCAGTGAGGGACATGGGCACTACTGTGctacccctgccagccccttccCCGCTCCACCTGCCCTCACCCATGCTCCCATCCCTgacatctcctctcttccctccccagtgctccagcacgtGTGGCAATGGGACACAGAGGCGCCCTGTCTACTGCAGCAACAGCACCGGAGCCGCTTGtgaccctgcagagagacccaGTGTGGAGAACATCTGCTCCTTGCCAccgtgccaggagcagctggacaATGCCAATGCAGACTGGTCTGGCAGCGGGTCCTCCAGCAGGGAGATCTTTAATGAAATCCATTACATCCCCAGCAACCACATGGCTAAGTTTAACCCCATAATCCCAAACGTTCCAGAGTCCAATGATGTCAACATCATCCCCGAGGAGGACTTCTCAGACAGGAAGGGAAATGTCTTTGTAGATGATTTTTACTACGACTACAACTTCATCAACTTCCACGAGGATCTCTCTTACTATCCCTTCACAGAGAAGGAGATCAAGGGTGAGGGCCAGAAGCCAGAGCTGAGTGCCAACGATGTGGAAAGGTCCCACGAAGTGCCTGCTGATATCAAGCCAAGTGGAGAAGCAAGTGAGGACCATCTGGTGACAAGCAAAGCAAatgcttctgctcctgtgcccagcaaaggagaggcagagcctgggggATCAGCCATGAATGACCTCCTGAGCGTGGTCCATGAGGATGTGGGGACAGCTGCCCCCAGATACACCACCCCTGACTTCAGGGGAGAGGAGGACACAACATTTGTGCACCACTCTGAGAATCACCCAGCCACCCAGAGCACCACGGGTCACAACTCTGCCAACAGCCACGACCACCTGCCCCTCAATGATCCCCATGGAGCTGCACCAACGAGGACAGGTCCTGGGCAGGATGGTCCAGCCCATGACTTTGTTTCCTGGGGTCTTTACCCAGCTGGTCCTTCCCCACCACTGCCcactgctgggggcagctctggcacagccaTATCTGATGCACAGCCAGGGAGCAGGGGTGAGGAGCGTGTGAGCAGGGAGGGACCAGGTGACaccagcagtgaggagcaggatgTGACCAGTTCTGTGGGGAGAGGCCACGAAGACTCAAGGGAAATGGATGTTGTCATCACTAGTGCTGGCCCCAAGACCACGAAGCAGGAAGAGTGGGCAGAGATGATGGAGAGGACAGTGGGCACACACACAATGCAGGTGGCTGATGAGCAAGCCCATGGGACAGAGAGGGCAGATCTGTCCTTCCCCACACCACAGGGACCAGGATGGGACGTGGGAagcagtgctggaggcaccCATCCTGCTGCAAGTCCTTATCCcatgggtgctgctgggagccccaTGGAGCACCAGTCAGAGCTCCACACCACCACATCGCTCACCTCAACTCCCTTGGCAGCCATCACAGCATTTCCAGTAGCAATGTCCTTATCCCCTGCCGTGCCTggacctgccagcccctccaCCTCCAGTGGTGTCACCCAGCAAGGTGCCCTGACGCCAGTCATGCCCATGGCCCCAGCTCACAGCCCTCCTCTTTACCCAGTGGGAGCATCAACCTCTGAGTCCCCTGCAGCATGGTGGACCCTGGGAGTGTCCCaccacccagagctgctgtcacCCCATGCACAGGAGATGTCCCATGaagccctgctcagcagcaccatGCCAGCAAAGCACTCACTGTGGGCAGCTCCCCGGACTTTTGCTTTCAGTGATGCTGAGCATGAGGCATCCCAGCCCACCCCTgtcccaccactgctctgggaggaggaagacatggagaaggaggaggcttTACTTCTGCCATTGACCACTATGGCAGCcactgcagtgcccagctgggagGTTGGCAACTGGAGTGAGGTATGTGTTGAGTCCAGGAcaccttctggctctccactgctccctgaaaggaggttggagccagtgAGGGTTGGTCGCTTcacccagggaacaagtgagagGTTGAGAGGAGATGGCTtcaagttgctccaggggagatttaggctggatatgaagaacaatttcttcactgaaagagctgtcaaggcctgtcccagactgctcaaggcagtggtggaattcccacccctggaggggtttcaaagccatggggatgtggtgctgagggccatggtttggtggtgacctggcagtgcttgggtaatggttggactctatgatcttcaaggtcagtTCCAACCAATACAGTTCTGTGTATTAAATGGGTTATGGAGCAgggttttcctccttcccccagtCCCAAGACCTTGCTGATGTAGGTCTGGTTTGAGGGGAGTCTCTCACCCTGAGGATTTCTCCACGGGGCTGGGTCCTCATCCAAGAATTGCTGGTCACAACCTCTGAAAAAGCTCTGCCCCATCACCCCacagtcctgcctccagttttATTGGCACCCCTCTTGACCACAGGGGAGGTGATGAGCTGAGTCTCTCAGGAAACTTTCTGCTGGGCTACCAGACTTTGCTCTggcctggtgagacctcatcttgaatactgcattcagttttgtgctccccagtttaagagggacagggatctgccagagagggtccagtgcaaggctatgaggatgatgagggcactcactgcctgatgaggagaggctgagggacctgggactgtttagtctggagaagagaagactgagggcatttaataaatgtttataaacacctgagggctgggggtcagaaggggggacaggctctgctcactgctccctgggataggacaagcagcaatggatggaagctgcagcacaggaggttccagctcaacacaagggggaacttctttactgtaagggtcccagagcactggcacaggctgcccagagaggttgtggagtctccttctctgtagcctTTCAAGGCCCgtctggatgtcttcctgtgtgacctgagctagattgtatggtcctgctctggcagtggggttggactcaatgatctctttgggtccctgacatcccatgaatcatagaatcatagaatcaaccgggttggaagagacctccaagatcatccagtccaacctatcacccagccctaaccaatcaactagaccatggcactaagtgccccatccagtcttttcttgaagacctccagggacggtgcctccaccacctccctgggcagcccattccaaagccaatcactctctctgtgaagaacttcctcctaacatccagcctatacctaccctggtacaacttgagactgtgtccccttgttctattgctggttgcctgggagaagaggccaccccccacctggctacaatgtcccttcaggtagttgtagacagtaataagatcacccctgagcctcctccaggctaaacaggcccagctccctcaacctctcctcataggatttgtgctccaggcccctcaccagctttgttgcccttctctggacacattccagcacctcaacatctttcttgaattgaggggcccagaactggacacagcactcaaggtgtggcctgaccagtgctgagtacaggggaagaataacctcccttgtcctactggccacagttcctgatgcaggccaggatgccattggctctcttggccacctgggcacactgctggctcatcttcagcttactatctatcagcacccccatggTCCTTGGGCAGAGCCTACAGCAGGGCATCAGGGCcgtggggaaggggagaggagcaggaagcctcTGGTGTGTTGCAGTGCTCAGCTACGTGCGGCGTGGGCGCGGTCTGGAGGAGTGTGCGCTGCAGCAGCGGCAGCGACGGTGCCTGTGCCGCGGCAGACAAACCCGTCCCGGCTCGGAGGTGTTCCCTCaggccctgctcctcctggcgTGTGGGCAACTGGAGTAAGGTAAACGGCTCTGTGAGTGGTAGGGAGGCCCCAGAACGTCCATGGAGAGCTGAAGGCAGGTGGTGGGGCTGAACGTGGCTGGAACTGTACCTGCTTttgggctgtgctcctgccccatggCAAAGATTGGCGCTGGCCACGGAGTTTAAACGTCCTCGTCCCATGAGTCTTGTGGGATGGGTTGAGCACCCGTGGGTTTGAAGCCAGAGCagtgtagatttaggttggatgttaggaggaagctcttcacaatgagggtggtgaaagactggaacagattgcccagaggtgtggtggaggccccatccctggagacatccaagatcagacTCAATGTGGCCCTCAGCAGCGTGATCTAGTCCGAGGTGTCCCTACTgagtgcagagggttggacaaACTGACATTGGAgggctccttccagcccagttcAGTCTTTGATGCCATCTGTAATCTCATTTGTCCTGCTCTTGGGCTGGTTGCAAAGGCAGCAATTTTCAGAAGCTTAACTAAGAATGGCAGAAAGTCTGAAGGAAGTCTCTGGAATGTGCTCcgtggggtgctggtggtggggTTGGTTGAATCCAGTAGGTCCAGTGGTGGGGATCAGCTTTCCTTGCTCTGGGTGGCCTGAGGATCATCAGCTGCTAAcgcaggaggaagttgttgcagcTGTGACTGGAAACTTGTGGCTTTCAGAATGGCAGACTTAGAGCTGAGTGGACTCTTCTCTAGGATGATCTGCCTAGCTTCAAACGAGCAATTACTCAACACCTCTGAGCTCACTTCCCATTGCTGAAGGGATTGGTCCCTTGTCACCCTTTCCCAGCGTGATGCTTGTgtcactccccagtgctccaggagctgtggtggaggggtgAAGGTTCGGGATGTACATTGCGTTGACACCAGAGACCAGAGGCTCCTACGACCCTTCCACTGCCAGGCTGTCCTCTACAAGCCACCAGAGCAGGTCCCTTGCCAAAGCACACCATGCCTGGACTGGTACACATCCTCTTGGAGAGAGGTAGGAGTTGCTGGGGAGTGGCAGCCCTTGATGTCTGACACCACAGTGTGGTTTTGTCCCAGGATGGGGTGTTTGGCATCCCCAGTTGTCTGTCTTCTCTCCCTGGAAGCAAGTTTGGTCAGCACTTGGTGTTTGCTTGCCTAGAGCAAGTGGTCAGCAGCTGGGCAAGTGGGTGGCCATTAGGGTTGCAGTGAGGAGCCCCCATGGTCATTTTAGcggggcctgttgtgacaggacaagaggtgatggtctGAACTCcagagggagattcaggctggagagaagggagaaacgTTTAACCCTGagggatggtgagagcctgacccaggctgcccaaagaggtgggagatgtggaatccctggaaccattgcaggtcaggttgatctgagctctgagcaccctgccaGTTGTTGCAGGTGACCCTGCAACTAGTCCAGCTGGGGTGGACTAGAAGGGCTGTAAAAacctcttcccacccaaaccagtccatgattggcagcagggagcagtgggCTGACCTGGCCTGTCCACACCTGCCAAATATCAGCAGATCCATCCCCGCAGCAGGTCTgggggctcctgctgcctctgcaggacCTCCCAGCCAGTTGGAAGCGCTGAGGAAACCACCTGCTGATAGCAGAAGTCGCTGCAGAGTGGGGACTCCACCGGGCAGGGTGTGGGTGTGCCTGAGGGTGGGTTTGCAGTGTGTTTCCTCAGGAGCAGAAGGGCACGGGGCTGATGTCTTCCGTGGGCTGTCTCGCAGTGCTCGGAGGCGTGCGGCGGTGGCGAGCAGGAGCGGCTGGTGACGTGCCCAGAGCTGGGGCGCTGCGAGGAGACCTTACGGCCCAACACCACCCGGCCCTGCAACACACACCCCTGCACCACCTGGGTGGTGGGCTCCTGGGGAGAGGTGAGTGGGCACCAGAGGCTGCAGGTGGCTCCTGTCCCCCAGGGCCTTGGGACAAAGTGCAGGAAATGGGAGTGGGGGGAAGTGGTGTTCGATGCCTTCATCGAGGGCACTTTCAGTCGGTGAGTGGTGGGGGTGATCAGACTGTCCCATGAGGACAGGGGCTggggcagttggggctgttgagcctggagaagagaaggctccagggagaccttagagctgcatttcaatatctgaaggggacctgctggaaggctggagagggaactGTTCAGGAGGGCCTGTGGGGGATATGACAAGGGACACTggcttgaaactagagcaggggaggtgtaggttggacaccaagaagaagttcttcacaaggagggtggtgagacactggaacaggttgcccagagatatgGTGGAGGCCACATCCATGAAGGCATTCAAGGTCGAACtcgatgtggctctgggcattgtgctgtagttggaggtgtcctgctaagtgcaggggtttggacaagatgccccttggtggtcccttccaacccagtgcactcTGTGAAAGACTCAACCCTCAAATCCAAactgggggctgctgccccaAGAACCTCTGGGgtctggtgctgctgcagtgtgtgggggtggcTTTGTTGAGCATGGGGACAGGTTCCCCCTGGTGCTGATGGGTCTGTGCCCTTCCCACAGTGCACAGCTCCCTGTGGTGGGGGCATCCAGCGGCGCCAGGTCAAGTGCATCAACACCAagactgggctggctgaggaggacAGCAGCCTCTGTGACCACGAGCCCTGGCCTGAGAGCACCCAGAAGTGCAACCCGCAGGACTGCGACAGCTCCGAGTCAGGCGAGTCTCCACCCTGCCCCTTCTGAAAGCTCAGGGTCTCCTCTTCAGGTGGTTATGCTCCACAAGAGCCTGTGTAGGCTGCTTGGGATCAAAGTGGCCTGTGGAGATGGGTGTGAAAACCACCCAGGCTCTCAGTTAAGCAACTGGTACCTGGAGAGCAAGCAGCTCCTCTGTCATCAGCTTGATGGAGGAGTGAAGATGAGCcaatgtgtgcccaggtggtcaagagggCCAccagcattctggcctggatcagcaagagAGTCACCATCAGGATCAGGACAGTGGTTGTCCTCCTATTCTGGGCACCGATgaagtcacaccttg
Coding sequences:
- the ADAMTS7 gene encoding A disintegrin and metalloproteinase with thrombospondin motifs 7 isoform X1; translated protein: MLAPALAGLLRLAAALLVMAIGSHRLQAGGGTAPTEPAPPSSSSDIVHPIKVDESGSFLSYDLSHRALHRRSPSSRSKFLAFYQLHYKGQPLKFNLSLNSHLLAPGFVSERRFGGIAGAKIRTHTDSSCHMIGEVQSQVQAGGLAALSTCDGLKGVFQLMDEDYFIEPVSTSFQERGAPQPHRIYKRQTPEHGGEQGRRPPAPQESCGVQESQENLERAEKRRERWEQKQHRKRRIKQRSISKEKWVETLVVADTKMIEYHGSENIEKYVLTVMNMVAGLFHHASIGNPINIAIVRLILLEDQEEDLKISHHADNTLKSFCKWQKSINVKGDSHPLHHDVAVLLTRKDICAAMNRPCETLGLSHVAGMCQPHRSCNINEDTGLPLAFTVAHELGHSFGIQHDGSSNDCEPVGKRPFIMSPQLLYDTSPLTWSRCSREYITRFLDRGWGLCLDDPPAREVLDYPLVPPGVLYDVGHQCRLQYGPYSTFCDDMDSVCNTLWCTVGNTCHSKLDAAVDGTACGHNKWCFNGECVPVGYRPEAIDGGWSPWSSWALCSRSCGAGVQSAERQCSSPTPKYGGRYCLGERKRFRICNVKPCPPDKPSFRQVQCSHFNPMLYKGKLYKWTPVPNNINPCELHCRPEDEYFAEKLRDAVIDGTPCYEMNASRDICINGICKNVGCDYEIDSNAVEDRCGVCHGDGSTCHTVQKTFEDSEGLGYVDIGIIPVGAREIRIEEVAEAGNFLALRSEDPEKYFLNGGWTIQWNGDYRVAGTTFTYKRTGNWENLTSPGPTVEPVWIQLLFQETNPGVRYQYTIQRPADSQNEIQQAEFLWHFGSWTTCTATCGTGVQRQVVHCVEKLAGIVEERYCDALTRPDDKQRTCSEEPCPARWWVGEWQKCSASCGGSGLMKRTVLCIQSVGLDEQRALQHADCQHLSKPDATAPCHREIPCPSQWAVGNWSECSSTCGNGTQRRPVYCSNSTGAACDPAERPSVENICSLPPCQEQLDNANADWSGSGSSSREIFNEIHYIPSNHMAKFNPIIPNVPESNDVNIIPEEDFSDRKGNVFVDDFYYDYNFINFHEDLSYYPFTEKEIKGEGQKPELSANDVERSHEVPADIKPSGEASEDHLVTSKANASAPVPSKGEAEPGGSAMNDLLSVVHEDVGTAAPRYTTPDFRGEEDTTFVHHSENHPATQSTTGHNSANSHDHLPLNDPHGAAPTRTGPGQDGPAHDFVSWGLYPAGPSPPLPTAGGSSGTAISDAQPGSRGEERVSREGPGDTSSEEQDVTSSVGRGHEDSREMDVVITSAGPKTTKQEEWAEMMERTVGTHTMQVADEQAHGTERADLSFPTPQGPGWDVGSSAGGTHPAASPYPMGAAGSPMEHQSELHTTTSLTSTPLAAITAFPVAMSLSPAVPGPASPSTSSGVTQQGALTPVMPMAPAHSPPLYPVGASTSESPAAWWTLGVSHHPELLSPHAQEMSHEALLSSTMPAKHSLWAAPRTFAFSDAEHEASQPTPVPPLLWEEEDMEKEEALLLPLTTMAATAVPSWEVGNWSECSATCGVGAVWRSVRCSSGSDGACAAADKPVPARRCSLRPCSSWRVGNWSKCSRSCGGGVKVRDVHCVDTRDQRLLRPFHCQAVLYKPPEQVPCQSTPCLDWYTSSWRECSEACGGGEQERLVTCPELGRCEETLRPNTTRPCNTHPCTTWVVGSWGECTAPCGGGIQRRQVKCINTKTGLAEEDSSLCDHEPWPESTQKCNPQDCDSSESGFVCERDRLTFAFCQTLRVLGRCHLPTVHLQCCQSCRQHGHDAAPDRHRGDERAARR
- the ADAMTS7 gene encoding A disintegrin and metalloproteinase with thrombospondin motifs 7 isoform X2, encoding MDEDYFIEPVSTSFQERGAPQPHRIYKRQTPEHGGEQGRRPPAPQESCGVQESQENLERAEKRRERWEQKQHRKRRIKQRSISKEKWVETLVVADTKMIEYHGSENIEKYVLTVMNMVAGLFHHASIGNPINIAIVRLILLEDQEEDLKISHHADNTLKSFCKWQKSINVKGDSHPLHHDVAVLLTRKDICAAMNRPCETLGLSHVAGMCQPHRSCNINEDTGLPLAFTVAHELGHSFGIQHDGSSNDCEPVGKRPFIMSPQLLYDTSPLTWSRCSREYITRFLDRGWGLCLDDPPAREVLDYPLVPPGVLYDVGHQCRLQYGPYSTFCDDMDSVCNTLWCTVGNTCHSKLDAAVDGTACGHNKWCFNGECVPVGYRPEAIDGGWSPWSSWALCSRSCGAGVQSAERQCSSPTPKYGGRYCLGERKRFRICNVKPCPPDKPSFRQVQCSHFNPMLYKGKLYKWTPVPNNINPCELHCRPEDEYFAEKLRDAVIDGTPCYEMNASRDICINGICKNVGCDYEIDSNAVEDRCGVCHGDGSTCHTVQKTFEDSEGLGYVDIGIIPVGAREIRIEEVAEAGNFLALRSEDPEKYFLNGGWTIQWNGDYRVAGTTFTYKRTGNWENLTSPGPTVEPVWIQLLFQETNPGVRYQYTIQRPADSQNEIQQAEFLWHFGSWTTCTATCGTGVQRQVVHCVEKLAGIVEERYCDALTRPDDKQRTCSEEPCPARWWVGEWQKCSASCGGSGLMKRTVLCIQSVGLDEQRALQHADCQHLSKPDATAPCHREIPCPSQWAVGNWSECSSTCGNGTQRRPVYCSNSTGAACDPAERPSVENICSLPPCQEQLDNANADWSGSGSSSREIFNEIHYIPSNHMAKFNPIIPNVPESNDVNIIPEEDFSDRKGNVFVDDFYYDYNFINFHEDLSYYPFTEKEIKGEGQKPELSANDVERSHEVPADIKPSGEASEDHLVTSKANASAPVPSKGEAEPGGSAMNDLLSVVHEDVGTAAPRYTTPDFRGEEDTTFVHHSENHPATQSTTGHNSANSHDHLPLNDPHGAAPTRTGPGQDGPAHDFVSWGLYPAGPSPPLPTAGGSSGTAISDAQPGSRGEERVSREGPGDTSSEEQDVTSSVGRGHEDSREMDVVITSAGPKTTKQEEWAEMMERTVGTHTMQVADEQAHGTERADLSFPTPQGPGWDVGSSAGGTHPAASPYPMGAAGSPMEHQSELHTTTSLTSTPLAAITAFPVAMSLSPAVPGPASPSTSSGVTQQGALTPVMPMAPAHSPPLYPVGASTSESPAAWWTLGVSHHPELLSPHAQEMSHEALLSSTMPAKHSLWAAPRTFAFSDAEHEASQPTPVPPLLWEEEDMEKEEALLLPLTTMAATAVPSWEVGNWSECSATCGVGAVWRSVRCSSGSDGACAAADKPVPARRCSLRPCSSWRVGNWSKCSRSCGGGVKVRDVHCVDTRDQRLLRPFHCQAVLYKPPEQVPCQSTPCLDWYTSSWRECSEACGGGEQERLVTCPELGRCEETLRPNTTRPCNTHPCTTWVVGSWGECTAPCGGGIQRRQVKCINTKTGLAEEDSSLCDHEPWPESTQKCNPQDCDSSESGFVCERDRLTFAFCQTLRVLGRCHLPTVHLQCCQSCRQHGHDAAPDRHRGDERAARR